In Kogia breviceps isolate mKogBre1 chromosome 19, mKogBre1 haplotype 1, whole genome shotgun sequence, a single genomic region encodes these proteins:
- the TMEM94 gene encoding transmembrane protein 94 isoform X10: MLFKRAELWSTHQGKGSKGEAPLALGLSTRKALSILKEQLEAVLDGHLKERKKCLTWKEMWRSSFLHHGNRCSCFHWPGASLMLLAVLLLLGCYGGQPAGSPGAELVNASALFLLLLLDLVLIGRQGRLKRREVERRLRGIIDQIQDALRDGKEIRWLDAMYPDLHMPFAPSWSLHWAYRDGHLVNLPVSLLVEGDIIALRPGQESFASLRGIKDDEHIVLEPGDLFPPFSPPPSPRGEVKKGPQNPQQHRLFRVLETPVIDNIRWCLDMALSRPVTALDNERFTVQSVMLHYAVPVVLAGFLITNALRFMLNGPGVTTWQYTLLQLQVNGVLPILPLLFPVLWVLATACGEARVLAQMSKASPSSLLAKFSEDTLSSYTEAVSSQEMLRCIWGHFLRVIQGTSPTLSHSSSLLHSLGSVTVLCCVDKQGILSWPNPSPETVLFFSGKVEPPHSSHEDLTDGLSTRSFCHPEVEEEERGTWPGDGPKAPEPSSHHRAHGRSKHLSGSSVSFSRDTEGGEEDPGKTQHGLEGEPYEAEDFVCDYHLEMLSLSQDQQNPSCIQFDDSNWQLHLTSLKPLGLNVLLNLCNASVTERLCRFSDHLCNIALQESHSTVLPVHVPWGLCELARLIGFTPGAKELFKQGNHLALYRLPSAETMKETSLGRLSCVTKRRPPLSHMISLFIKDTTTSTEQMLSHGTADVVLEACTDFWDGADIYPLSGSDRKKVLDFYQRACLSGYCSAFAYKPMSCALSSQLNGKCIELVQAPGQSSVFTTCELPSTIPIKLSARRSSWSSDEGIGEVLEKEDCMQALSGQIFMGMVSSQYQARLDIVRLIDGLVNACIRFVYFSLEDELKSKVFAEKMGLETGWNCHVSLTPNGDMPGSEIPPSSPSHAGSLHDDLNQVSRDDAEGLLLMEEEGHSDLISFQPTDSDLPSFLEDCNRAKLPRGIHQVRPHLQNIDNVPLLVPLFTDCTPETMCEMIKIMQEYGEVTCCLGSSANLRNSCLFLQSDISIALDPLYPSRCSWETFGYATSTSMAQASDGLSPLQLSGQLNSLPCSLTFRQEETISVIRLIEQARHATYGIRKCFLFLLQCQLTLVAIQLPPILSTTDILWLSCFCYPLLSISLLGKPPHSSIMSMATGKNLQSIPKKTQHYFLLCFLLKFSFTISSCLVCFGFTLQSFCDSSRVRNLTNCSSIMLPSHADTAPAWFDDFANGLLPAQKLAAALTVLHTVFISITHVHRTKPLWRKSPLTNPWWTVAVPVVLLGQVVQTAVDLQLWTHRDSRVHFGLEDVPLLTWLLGCLSLLLVVVTNEIVKLHEIRVRVRYQKRQKLQFETKLGMNSPF; encoded by the exons ATGCTCTTTAAACGGGCAGAGCTGTGGAGTACCCATCAGGGCAAAGGCAGCAAA GGCGAGGCCCCCTTGGCCCTGGGCCTGTCCACCCGGAAGGCCCTCAGCATCCTGAAGGAGCAGCTGGAGGCGGTGCTGGACGGCCACCTAAAAGAACGGAAGAAATGTCTCACATGGAAG gagATGTGGAGAAGCAGCTTCCTGCACCACGGTAACCGCTGCTCCTGTTTCCACTGGCCCGGCGCCTCCCTCATGCTCCTGGccgtgctgctgctgctgggctgCTACGGGGGCCAGCCGGCTGGCAG CCCCGGGGCGGAGCTGGTGAACGCCTCTGCGCTCTTCCTCTTGCTGCTTCTCGACCTCGTCCTCATTGGGCGGCAGGGTCGGCTGAAGCGTCGGGAGGTAGAACGGAGACTCCGAGGGATCATTGACCAAATCCAAG ATGCCCTCAGGGATGGCAAGGAGATCAGGTGGCTAGATGCCATGTACCCAGACCTCCACATGCCCTTTGCACCATCCTGGTCCCTACACTGGGCCTACAGAGATGGACATCTGGTCAACCTGCCAGTTAGCCTGTTGGTAGAAGGAGACATCATAGCTCTGAGGCCTGGCCAAGAATCGTTTGCTTCTCTGAGGGGGATCAAG GATGATGAGCACATCGTCCTGGAGCCGGGAGACCTGTTTCCACCTTTCtctccgcccccctccccccggggaGAAGTGAAGAAAGGGCCACAGAACCCCCAGCAGCACCGGCTCTTCCGCGTCCTTGAGACCCCCGTGATCGACAACATCAG GTGGTGCCTGGACATGGCCCTGTCCCGCCCAGTCACCGCCCTGGACAACGAGAGGTTCACGGTGCAGTCAGTGATGCTGCACTATGCGGTGCCCGTGGTCCTG GCTGGCTTCCTCATCACCAACGCCCTGCGCTTTATGCTGAATGGCCCTGGCGTCACGACCTGGCAGTACACCCTCCTCCAGCTGCAG GTGAATGGCGTCCTACCCATCCTCCCCTTGCTGTTCCCTGTCCTCTGGGTCCTGGCAACTGCCTGTGGAGAAGCCCGCGTCCTGGCCCAGATGAGCAAGGCTTCCCCCAGCTCCCTG CTGGCCAAGTTCTCGGAGGACACTCTGAGCAGCTACACCGAAGCCGTCTCCTCTCAG GAAATGCTGCGCTGCATTTGGGGCCACTTCCTGCGGGTGATCCAGGGGACGTCTCCTACGCTGAGCCACAGCTCCAGCCTGCTGCACAGCCTGGGCTCCGTCACG GTCCTGTGCTGTGTGGACAAACAGGGCATCCTGTCGTGGCCCAACCCCAGCCCGGAGACCGTGCTGTTCTTCAGCGGAAAGGTGGAGCCCCCGCACAGCAGCCACGAGGACCTAACGGATGGCCTGTCCACCCGCTCCTTTTGCCATCCCGAGGTCGAGGAGGAG GAGCGTGGCACCTGGCCAGGCGACGGCCCCAAGGCCCCCGAGCCCTCCTCTCACCACAGAGCACACGGCCGCAGCAAACACCTGTCCGGCTCCAGCGTGAGCTTCAGCAGGGACACAGAGGGTGGTGAAGAAGACCCCGGCaag ACCCAGCACGGGCTGGAGGGTGAGCCCTACGAAGCCGAGGACTTCGTGTGCGACTACCACCTGGAGATGCTGAGCCTGTCCCAGGACCAGCAGAATCCCTCCTGCATCCAGTTCGATGACTCCAACTGGCAGCTCCACCTCACCTCCCTCAAGCCCCTGGGCCTCAACGTGCTGCTGAACCTGTGCAACGCCAGCGTCACCGAGCGGCTGTGCCGGTTCTCAGACCACCTGTGCAACATCGCCCTGCAGGAGAGCCACAGCACCGTGCTGCCCGTGCACGTGCCCTGGGGCCTCTGCGAGCTCGCCCGCCTCATTG GCTTCACTCCCGGGGCCAAGGAGCTCTTCAAGCAGGGGAACCACCTTGCGCTCTACCGCCTCCCCAGCGCCGAGACCATGAAGGAGACCTCACTGGGGAGGCTCTCCTGTGTCACCAAGCGGCGCCCCCCGCTCAGCCACATGATCAGCCTCTTCATCAAGGACACCACCACCA GCACAGAACAGATGCTGTCCCACGGCACCGCAGACGTGGTCTTGGAGGCCTGCACAGACTTCTGGGACGGGGCCGACATCTACCCTCTTTCGGGTTCCGACAG GAAGAAAGTGCTGGATTTCTACCAGCGAGCCTGCCTGTCTGGTTACTGCTCGGCCTTCGCCTACAAGCCCATGAGCTGTGCCCTGTCGTCCCAGCTCAACGGCAAGTGCATCGAGCTGGTGCAGGCGCCCGGCCAGAGCAGCGTCTTCACCACGTGCGAGCTGCCCAGCACCATTCCCATCAAGCTGAGTGCCCGCCGCAGCAGCTGGAGCTCAGACG AAGGGATCGGGGAGGTGCTGGAGAAGGAAGACTGCATGCAGGCCCTGAGCGGGCAGATCTTCATGGGCATGGTGTCCTCCCAGTACCAGGCCCGGCTGGACATCGTGCGTCTCATCGACGGGCTGGTCAATGCCTGCATCCGCTTCGTCTACTTCTCTTTGGAGGATGAGCTCAAAagcaag GTGTTTGCAGAAAAGATGGGCCTGGAGACGGGCTGGAATTGTCACGTCTCCCTCACGCCCAATGGTGACATGCCCGGCTCTGAGATCCCCCCCTCCAGCCCTAGCCACGCTGGATCCCTGCACGATGACCTGAATCAGG TGTCCCGAGATGATGCGGAAGGGCTCCTCCTAATGGAGGAGGAGGGTCACTCGGACCTCATTAGCTTCCAGCCCACGGACAGCGACCTCCCCAGCTTCCTGGAGGACTGCAACCGG GCCAAGCTGCCGCGGGGCATCCACCAGGTGCGGCCCCACCTGCAGAACATCGACAACGTGCCCCTGCTCGTGCCCCTCTTCACCGACTGCACCCCCGAGA CCATGTGTGAGATGATCAAGATCATGCAGGAGTACGGGGAGGTGACCTGCTGCCTGGGCAGCTCTGCCAACCTGCGGAACAGCTGCCTCTTCCTCCAGAGCGATATCAG CATTGCCCTGGATCCCCTGTACCCCTCCCGCTGCTCCTGGGAGACCTTTGGCTACGCCACCAGCACCAGCATGGCCCAGGCCTCGGACGGCCTTTCTCCTCTGCAGCTCTCGGGGCAGCTCAACAGCCTGCCCTGCTCCCTGACCTTCCGCCAGGAGGAGACCATCAGCGTCATCCGGCTCATCGAGCAG GCTCGGCACGCCACCTACGGCATTCGCAAGTGCTTCCTCTTCCTGCTGCAGTGCCAGCTGACTCTCGTGGCCATCCAG CTGCCGCCAATCCTGAGCACCACCGACATCCTGTGGCTGTCCTGCTTTTGCTACCCTCTGCTCAG CATCTCTTTGCTGGGGAAGCCCCCCCATAGCTCCATCATGTCTATGGCAACGGGGAAAAACCTTCAGTCCATTCCTAAGAAG ACCCAGCACTACTTCCTGCTCTGCTTCTTGCTCAAGTTCAGCTTCACCATCAGCTCCTGCCTCGTCTGCTTTGGCTTCACACTGCAGAGCTTCTGCGACAGCTCCCGGGTCCGTAACCTCACCAACTGCTCCTCCATCATGCTGCCCAG CCACGCCGACACGGCTCCGGCCTGGTTTGACGACTTCGCCAACGGGCTGCTGCCGGCTCAGAAGCTCGCTGCCGCCCTGAC
- the TMEM94 gene encoding transmembrane protein 94 isoform X4: MLFKRAELWSTHQGKGSKGEAPLALGLSTRKALSILKEQLEAVLDGHLKERKKCLTWKEMWRSSFLHHGNRCSCFHWPGASLMLLAVLLLLGCYGGQPAGSPGAELVNASALFLLLLLDLVLIGRQGRLKRREVERRLRGIIDQIQDALRDGKEIRWLDAMYPDLHMPFAPSWSLHWAYRDGHLVNLPVSLLVEGDIIALRPGQESFASLRGIKDDEHIVLEPGDLFPPFSPPPSPRGEVKKGPQNPQQHRLFRVLETPVIDNIRWCLDMALSRPVTALDNERFTVQSVMLHYAVPVVLAGFLITNALRFMLNGPGVTTWQYTLLQLQVNGVLPILPLLFPVLWVLATACGEARVLAQMSKASPSSLLAKFSEDTLSSYTEAVSSQEMLRCIWGHFLRVIQGTSPTLSHSSSLLHSLGSVTVLCCVDKQGILSWPNPSPETVLFFSGKVEPPHSSHEDLTDGLSTRSFCHPEVEEEPHELDALLAGSLNPTLHLSNEQERGTWPGDGPKAPEPSSHHRAHGRSKHLSGSSVSFSRDTEGGEEDPGKTQHGLEGEPYEAEDFVCDYHLEMLSLSQDQQNPSCIQFDDSNWQLHLTSLKPLGLNVLLNLCNASVTERLCRFSDHLCNIALQESHSTVLPVHVPWGLCELARLIGFTPGAKELFKQGNHLALYRLPSAETMKETSLGRLSCVTKRRPPLSHMISLFIKDTTTSTEQMLSHGTADVVLEACTDFWDGADIYPLSGSDRKKVLDFYQRACLSGYCSAFAYKPMSCALSSQLNGKCIELVQAPGQSSVFTTCELPSTIPIKLSARRSSWSSDGIGEVLEKEDCMQALSGQIFMGMVSSQYQARLDIVRLIDGLVNACIRFVYFSLEDELKSKVFAEKMGLETGWNCHVSLTPNGDMPGSEIPPSSPSHAGSLHDDLNQVSRDDAEGLLLMEEEGHSDLISFQPTDSDLPSFLEDCNRAKLPRGIHQVRPHLQNIDNVPLLVPLFTDCTPETMCEMIKIMQEYGEVTCCLGSSANLRNSCLFLQSDISIALDPLYPSRCSWETFGYATSTSMAQASDGLSPLQLSGQLNSLPCSLTFRQEETISVIRLIEQARHATYGIRKCFLFLLQCQLTLVAIQLPPILSTTDILWLSCFCYPLLSISLLGKPPHSSIMSMATGKNLQSIPKKTQHYFLLCFLLKFSFTISSCLVCFGFTLQSFCDSSRVRNLTNCSSIMLPSHADTAPAWFDDFANGLLPAQKLAAALTVLHTVFISITHVHRTKPLWRKSPLTNPWWTVAVPVVLLGQVVQTAVDLQLWTHRDSRVHFGLEDVPLLTWLLGCLSLLLVVVTNEIVKLHEIRVRVRYQKRQKLQFETKLGMNSPF, translated from the exons ATGCTCTTTAAACGGGCAGAGCTGTGGAGTACCCATCAGGGCAAAGGCAGCAAA GGCGAGGCCCCCTTGGCCCTGGGCCTGTCCACCCGGAAGGCCCTCAGCATCCTGAAGGAGCAGCTGGAGGCGGTGCTGGACGGCCACCTAAAAGAACGGAAGAAATGTCTCACATGGAAG gagATGTGGAGAAGCAGCTTCCTGCACCACGGTAACCGCTGCTCCTGTTTCCACTGGCCCGGCGCCTCCCTCATGCTCCTGGccgtgctgctgctgctgggctgCTACGGGGGCCAGCCGGCTGGCAG CCCCGGGGCGGAGCTGGTGAACGCCTCTGCGCTCTTCCTCTTGCTGCTTCTCGACCTCGTCCTCATTGGGCGGCAGGGTCGGCTGAAGCGTCGGGAGGTAGAACGGAGACTCCGAGGGATCATTGACCAAATCCAAG ATGCCCTCAGGGATGGCAAGGAGATCAGGTGGCTAGATGCCATGTACCCAGACCTCCACATGCCCTTTGCACCATCCTGGTCCCTACACTGGGCCTACAGAGATGGACATCTGGTCAACCTGCCAGTTAGCCTGTTGGTAGAAGGAGACATCATAGCTCTGAGGCCTGGCCAAGAATCGTTTGCTTCTCTGAGGGGGATCAAG GATGATGAGCACATCGTCCTGGAGCCGGGAGACCTGTTTCCACCTTTCtctccgcccccctccccccggggaGAAGTGAAGAAAGGGCCACAGAACCCCCAGCAGCACCGGCTCTTCCGCGTCCTTGAGACCCCCGTGATCGACAACATCAG GTGGTGCCTGGACATGGCCCTGTCCCGCCCAGTCACCGCCCTGGACAACGAGAGGTTCACGGTGCAGTCAGTGATGCTGCACTATGCGGTGCCCGTGGTCCTG GCTGGCTTCCTCATCACCAACGCCCTGCGCTTTATGCTGAATGGCCCTGGCGTCACGACCTGGCAGTACACCCTCCTCCAGCTGCAG GTGAATGGCGTCCTACCCATCCTCCCCTTGCTGTTCCCTGTCCTCTGGGTCCTGGCAACTGCCTGTGGAGAAGCCCGCGTCCTGGCCCAGATGAGCAAGGCTTCCCCCAGCTCCCTG CTGGCCAAGTTCTCGGAGGACACTCTGAGCAGCTACACCGAAGCCGTCTCCTCTCAG GAAATGCTGCGCTGCATTTGGGGCCACTTCCTGCGGGTGATCCAGGGGACGTCTCCTACGCTGAGCCACAGCTCCAGCCTGCTGCACAGCCTGGGCTCCGTCACG GTCCTGTGCTGTGTGGACAAACAGGGCATCCTGTCGTGGCCCAACCCCAGCCCGGAGACCGTGCTGTTCTTCAGCGGAAAGGTGGAGCCCCCGCACAGCAGCCACGAGGACCTAACGGATGGCCTGTCCACCCGCTCCTTTTGCCATCCCGAGGTCGAGGAGGAG CCCCATGAACTTGACGCCCTCCTGGCCGGCTCCCTGAACCCTACCCTGCACCTTTCCAACGAGCAGGAGCGTGGCACCTGGCCAGGCGACGGCCCCAAGGCCCCCGAGCCCTCCTCTCACCACAGAGCACACGGCCGCAGCAAACACCTGTCCGGCTCCAGCGTGAGCTTCAGCAGGGACACAGAGGGTGGTGAAGAAGACCCCGGCaag ACCCAGCACGGGCTGGAGGGTGAGCCCTACGAAGCCGAGGACTTCGTGTGCGACTACCACCTGGAGATGCTGAGCCTGTCCCAGGACCAGCAGAATCCCTCCTGCATCCAGTTCGATGACTCCAACTGGCAGCTCCACCTCACCTCCCTCAAGCCCCTGGGCCTCAACGTGCTGCTGAACCTGTGCAACGCCAGCGTCACCGAGCGGCTGTGCCGGTTCTCAGACCACCTGTGCAACATCGCCCTGCAGGAGAGCCACAGCACCGTGCTGCCCGTGCACGTGCCCTGGGGCCTCTGCGAGCTCGCCCGCCTCATTG GCTTCACTCCCGGGGCCAAGGAGCTCTTCAAGCAGGGGAACCACCTTGCGCTCTACCGCCTCCCCAGCGCCGAGACCATGAAGGAGACCTCACTGGGGAGGCTCTCCTGTGTCACCAAGCGGCGCCCCCCGCTCAGCCACATGATCAGCCTCTTCATCAAGGACACCACCACCA GCACAGAACAGATGCTGTCCCACGGCACCGCAGACGTGGTCTTGGAGGCCTGCACAGACTTCTGGGACGGGGCCGACATCTACCCTCTTTCGGGTTCCGACAG GAAGAAAGTGCTGGATTTCTACCAGCGAGCCTGCCTGTCTGGTTACTGCTCGGCCTTCGCCTACAAGCCCATGAGCTGTGCCCTGTCGTCCCAGCTCAACGGCAAGTGCATCGAGCTGGTGCAGGCGCCCGGCCAGAGCAGCGTCTTCACCACGTGCGAGCTGCCCAGCACCATTCCCATCAAGCTGAGTGCCCGCCGCAGCAGCTGGAGCTCAGACG GGATCGGGGAGGTGCTGGAGAAGGAAGACTGCATGCAGGCCCTGAGCGGGCAGATCTTCATGGGCATGGTGTCCTCCCAGTACCAGGCCCGGCTGGACATCGTGCGTCTCATCGACGGGCTGGTCAATGCCTGCATCCGCTTCGTCTACTTCTCTTTGGAGGATGAGCTCAAAagcaag GTGTTTGCAGAAAAGATGGGCCTGGAGACGGGCTGGAATTGTCACGTCTCCCTCACGCCCAATGGTGACATGCCCGGCTCTGAGATCCCCCCCTCCAGCCCTAGCCACGCTGGATCCCTGCACGATGACCTGAATCAGG TGTCCCGAGATGATGCGGAAGGGCTCCTCCTAATGGAGGAGGAGGGTCACTCGGACCTCATTAGCTTCCAGCCCACGGACAGCGACCTCCCCAGCTTCCTGGAGGACTGCAACCGG GCCAAGCTGCCGCGGGGCATCCACCAGGTGCGGCCCCACCTGCAGAACATCGACAACGTGCCCCTGCTCGTGCCCCTCTTCACCGACTGCACCCCCGAGA CCATGTGTGAGATGATCAAGATCATGCAGGAGTACGGGGAGGTGACCTGCTGCCTGGGCAGCTCTGCCAACCTGCGGAACAGCTGCCTCTTCCTCCAGAGCGATATCAG CATTGCCCTGGATCCCCTGTACCCCTCCCGCTGCTCCTGGGAGACCTTTGGCTACGCCACCAGCACCAGCATGGCCCAGGCCTCGGACGGCCTTTCTCCTCTGCAGCTCTCGGGGCAGCTCAACAGCCTGCCCTGCTCCCTGACCTTCCGCCAGGAGGAGACCATCAGCGTCATCCGGCTCATCGAGCAG GCTCGGCACGCCACCTACGGCATTCGCAAGTGCTTCCTCTTCCTGCTGCAGTGCCAGCTGACTCTCGTGGCCATCCAG CTGCCGCCAATCCTGAGCACCACCGACATCCTGTGGCTGTCCTGCTTTTGCTACCCTCTGCTCAG CATCTCTTTGCTGGGGAAGCCCCCCCATAGCTCCATCATGTCTATGGCAACGGGGAAAAACCTTCAGTCCATTCCTAAGAAG ACCCAGCACTACTTCCTGCTCTGCTTCTTGCTCAAGTTCAGCTTCACCATCAGCTCCTGCCTCGTCTGCTTTGGCTTCACACTGCAGAGCTTCTGCGACAGCTCCCGGGTCCGTAACCTCACCAACTGCTCCTCCATCATGCTGCCCAG CCACGCCGACACGGCTCCGGCCTGGTTTGACGACTTCGCCAACGGGCTGCTGCCGGCTCAGAAGCTCGCTGCCGCCCTGAC